The DNA region AAAATGTTCAGCCGCCATGTCATAAGCTGTGCTTCTTTTAGCTCTGCACCCGGCTTCAAGAAAGAGTTCTGCCACTCTCTTGTTTTCCTCCGGGTTTTCAAGAATTTGACCGGTGGCAGAGTACTGCGAGATTATTTCAAAAATTTGTTCGTCTTCATTTTCGCTGTTCAAAGAACTGAGCAGGATTCTGCCTATCCTGAGGTGCAGGGAACTCCTTTTATTGCTTTCGAGCATAGTGTACGCAGCGTGCTGAATTCTATCGCTGGCAAATGACAGTTCCACAAGATCATCAAGATCAGTAGAGTTTGTGAGTGATTCCAGACTGATTTCAGAGGCAGGAACAATTATCCCCTCTTTCATCGCTTTGGAAAGATAGGATATAATTATTTCTCTATCCATATCAGCCGTAAGTACGGTATGTTTGAGGCTGAATTTATTATCAAAGCATGAAACTGTTTTTATTAATTCCCTTACTGACGGATCAAGTTTCATGATTTTACCGACCATCAGTTTAACGATATCACCGTTGAAATAGTTCTCCCTTATTCTGTTTATGTCCCATTTCCAGCAGGATTTTTCATAATTGAATTTAATCATTCCGGACTGGTGCAGCTCTTTAAGATATTCTTTGACAAGCAGAGGATTTCCTCCGGTTCTGTCAAAAACAAGCGAGGTGAGGGCTTGAGTCTGCTGTCTGGGGGCACGCAGAGTCCGCGATATGAGACCATGCACATGCCTGAAATCAAGTCTTTCCAGAGCAATGGAAGTTACTTTGCAGTCTGTTTCTTTCAGGCCGTCAATAATTTCATTGGTTACTCTGGCCGCACCATCGGCGGTATCTCTTATGGCTCCGATTATTAAAAGGTGGCGGGTAGTGGTGTCGCCACCAAGTTCTATTATCAGGCTCAGAGTTGAATCATCAGCCCACTGTAAATTATCGAGAAACAGGATCAGGGGTTGATCAAGGTTTGGAAAAAGGCGCACAAAATTTTTAAAGACTACATTGAAACGGTTGCGTGTTTCCGTAGGCGGTAGTTCAGGAGGAGCGTCATGCTTGCCTACAATAAGTTCAAGCTCCGGCATCACTTCGGAAATTATGGCCACGCTTTCACCAAGAACATTGTTAATCCTACGTTTCCACGCTTCTATAACGGGTTCCGGTCTGGCAAGTGTTTTGCGGATAAGTTCTCTGAAACACTGAATAAGAGCATTAAAAGGAGTGCTGCGCCCGCCGGGTTCGAATCTTCCTGAGACAAGTTCGCCTCGGGATTCTATTACAGATTTGCTGATATCTCTGATCAGGGTTGTTTTGCCTGAACCCGGTTCTCCGCTGATAAGAACTATTTCTCTGCTGCCGAGAATTGTGCGTTCCAGAGCCTTTATAAGAATTTTTTTCTGCTGTTTGCGTCCGTATAAACGTTCAGGGAGAGTGAACGTATCGGAAATATCATCTCCGCCAAGTAAGAAATTGGATGAAGTTTTTTTCCCTTCAACGATATGTAAGCATTCCGTAAGGTCACTTAAAAGTCCTGATGCACTCTGGTAGCGGTCTCCAGAGTTTTTAGCCAGCAGTTTAAGAATGATGTCGGAAAGACATGCCGGGATTTCGGGATTTATCTGGTCAGGAGGAGTTGGTTCTTTAGCTATGTGGCTGTGGATAAGCTCCAGCTTGTCCCCGGCCTCGAAAGGAACTTTACCGGTAAAGAGTTTATAAAGTACTGCTCCGAATGAATAATAATCAGAGCGGAAGTCCATCATCTTGTTAATTCTGCCGCTTTGTTCGGGAGAAATATAGTTCAGTAATTCAGTGGAGATTAGTTCAGGAAGAGCATTTGATGCCGGAACCGGAATTTTTGCAGCAAACTGAAGGTTGCAGACCACAACATCTGCAAAGTCGTGACTGACCATGAAGCTTCTTGGTCTTATATCCCGGTGCAGAAATCCCTTTTTATGTATTTTGCCCAGTGACTGGACTGCCTTGATTGTAAGTTTCAGCTTGTCATCTATTGAGTAGTCGGGATTGCCTATAATGCTGCTGAGGTATGTGTAACCTCTGTCTGCGATGATCATAGCCAGACTTTCGCCGCTTCTTTGAATATTCAGGACCTCGACAGTTCCGCTTTTATAAAGTTCAGAGGCTATGGCGAATTCATTACGCAGGCGGCTGACTATCCGCTGGGAAGGGAAAGCTGTAGATGGTGTTTTAATTATTACCGGCATTCGGTCGTGACTGCGCACGGCCCTGTAGACCATGTAACTTTCACCTGAGAGTAAAAGAATTTTATCCTGATATCCTGCTAAATCTATCATTTTGAGCATCTGAAAACAGCTTGAAAGTCCATTTCAAAAAAAGTTTGCCTGAGCCTGACTTCAAATTAGCATTATTGGATAAATATGTCATTTAAGATGTTAAAAAGGTTTTTTAAGCCTCCTGATGATTTTGGCAGAGTGTTGCGGTTAGCAGGTAATGATTGCTGGTGCTTTCTGTACGCAGCGCTATTGTCCTGTTTTTATGGTGTTTTTAATATGAAAATATTATGAGGAGTATGGGATAAAACTATGCCTCAAGCATCAGTATACCGAAAGCTATCACGACCAGTGATCCTATGAGAGAAAGAGCGGAAGGTATGAATCTTTTTATGCCGGAGTCTGAGCTGCTACAGTTTATCGCTTTGCGGGTGGTGAAAGCTGTAAATGCGAAAAGGAATGTTGTTATGGCCATTCCGGTTGCCAGCACGACCATGGAAATAAGTCCGGCCCACATGATCCCTGTGGAGATGGTATAAACCAGTATTATGGCGGCTCCGGGACAGGGGATGATGCCGGTGAAAAAAGCTACCGTGGCCATTTCGGAAATTGAGGCGTATTTTTGTGGAGAGGGGCTTTCCTGCTCAGGCTTTAATTTTTTAATGATTCCGCTAATTGAACTTATAAACAACCATAATCCTATAAGAATGATGATCGAAAAGCTTATGTTCTGCATATAGCTGCTGAATCTTTCAAACCCGGACATCCCTGTTTTCAGCAGAAGATAAGCTCCACAGATAGCAATGGTGGCTGAACCTACATGAACAAGAGTTATCATCCATGAAAGAAAAGCTGTTGAAAAAAGCTTTCCTTCACGGGTCATGAAGTAGGCACAGACCACGGATTTTCCGTGACCGGGTCCGATTGCGTGGATTACCCCGTAAAAAAAAGAAAATGCCAGAAAAAGGAAGAATGATTTCCCAAAAGGATTTGAATGAATTTTATGGCCGAACATCGCCATCTTTCCACGCAGCATTTTCTGCCATAGCGAAATTTCAGTCAGCAATTTGCCATAAAGTCCTGAATGACTGTGGCTGTATGGCGCAGGGGTGACGGCTTCAGCTGAATCAGTTGGAGTAGCCGCTGGAGATGATATTTTACCCTGTTCCTGACTTGGGGGAGTGAGGAAAGGGTTTGTGGTTCCCGGTACGGCGTAAGCATTGATTGCTGCCAACAGTAAAAGAGCCGCAACTGATATTAATATTAACTTTTTATTCATGGTAGTTTTAATCTCAGGGATTGATTGTCAGTATGGCTCCATCCGGAACGACCTGCCCATAGTAATAGGAAAGCTCTTCAAGCTGGTTAAAATCGAGGGAAACCTTCTTTGAGTCTTTAAGACCTTTAATTTTATTGTTTTCAGCGAGAAGTATCGCAGTGTAGTAGGTCTTGTCGTATATTGCAGTCAGCAACCGGTGTTTTTTAGCGCTGAATTTTATTTCACAGGGTATGAAAAAGTTATAATGCAGCAGTCCCTCTTTTACAAAAGCTTTAAATTTTTCAGCCGTAGCTACACTTATGTGTTTTCCGTCCAGATTCAGGTGGGTAAAATAATCGAAGTTTTTTAAATTTATGAACGCCCCGTTATATATGCTTTTTTCTTCTGCCGGGGAAATTTTGAGATCGTTATTTTTATCGTGTTCGCCAAGAACCATGGACCCGAACATCTCGTCAAAGATCCAGTCTTCATTTATGCCTGCAAGACCTTTGTCATTAAAGACAAAGGTCAATTGACAGTCTACAAATACATGGGGGTGGGCGTAAGATTTAACCGGCGAAAAAAATGAGATCAGGAGTGAGAGTAAAAATATCAATAAGTTTAATTTCTGGGGCATCTTTTGAGGTTAACCTGCTTAGTTGATTGGTTTCAAGTTGATTGAGCAGCCTTCTACCTTGATTTAATACTTCTGACAACGAAATCAGCGGTCTCTTCATATAAATCAGGCAGGTCGTATGGTGAAAGAAAACGTGTGCGGACAGTTCCGACTATATTGGAATAAATTATAGTTGAAGTGTCGTCTATGGAAAGCGGGCGTATGCTTCCGTCCTCGATACCTTTTTTTACACAGACCCTGATAATATTCAGGAGTTCCTGAAATTTTTTAGCTATTTTGCCACGGTCCATCTGAATCTGGACATCACTGAAAGGGGAGCATCTTAGCAGAATCGGAAAAGTATTACGCTGTTTCAGGGTAAAACCAAGATAAGTTCTCATATAGGATGAAACGGCTTCAATACCGCTTTCAGTCTCATTTATAGCTTTGTTGATCTCAATCATAAGTGCGTCAACCATTGCTATGCCGGCAGTGAGAAAGAGCTCTTCTTTTGAACCGAAGTAATGCGAGATAAGCCCGAAAGCCACTCCTGCACGTTCGGAAATCATTTTAACAGTTGTCCCTGCATAGCCATAGCGGCCAAATGTTTCCTGAGCGGCGTAAAGTATTGCTTCTTTTTTGGTTTTTTCTTTCATGGCGGTCTATTGTGTTGAGGGTAAGTTTTTCTAGGCCGGAATTAATCCTTTGAGGATGTTTAGTTCCAGTGCCTACGGAAGGTTGTGCGTTTCTTTTTTACGGCACAACTGGAATAAACTTCTTTGGCAGACTGGTCAAACCCGGATATCGTAAAATGCCTATAGTTAGGACGTATGGCAGGGGAAATAGATTAAAAGGGGTAGCGTCCTTACCTTGTGAAAGCAATTGTGGAGCAATATAAAATGATAGGACATGAAGTAGTCGCCATTAACTCAGCAAGAGCACAGGGTGAAATATAATCAGGAATTGTTTTAACTCTGGTTCTGGTTTTAGCTGGCAGCCACAGTTAAGGGCAGTCTTGTGTAGTGTATTGTTGTGGTTGTTGTTCACGGCCTTTTCAGATAGAGGCCGGTTATTAATCAGGTCCGGCATTTAGGGGAAAAGCAGCCCGCGCAGCATCACCTTCATTGTCCTTTCAATACGTTCCCAGCCTTCATCCGTCTGAAGTTCGATCCCACCGAAAGTCCTTGTATTCAGTGACCTGATAGCCAGATAGT from Maridesulfovibrio bastinii DSM 16055 includes:
- a CDS encoding DUF1007 family protein, whose translation is MPQKLNLLIFLLSLLISFFSPVKSYAHPHVFVDCQLTFVFNDKGLAGINEDWIFDEMFGSMVLGEHDKNNDLKISPAEEKSIYNGAFINLKNFDYFTHLNLDGKHISVATAEKFKAFVKEGLLHYNFFIPCEIKFSAKKHRLLTAIYDKTYYTAILLAENNKIKGLKDSKKVSLDFNQLEELSYYYGQVVPDGAILTINP
- a CDS encoding nickel/cobalt transporter, which translates into the protein MNKKLILISVAALLLLAAINAYAVPGTTNPFLTPPSQEQGKISSPAATPTDSAEAVTPAPYSHSHSGLYGKLLTEISLWQKMLRGKMAMFGHKIHSNPFGKSFFLFLAFSFFYGVIHAIGPGHGKSVVCAYFMTREGKLFSTAFLSWMITLVHVGSATIAICGAYLLLKTGMSGFERFSSYMQNISFSIIILIGLWLFISSISGIIKKLKPEQESPSPQKYASISEMATVAFFTGIIPCPGAAIILVYTISTGIMWAGLISMVVLATGMAITTFLFAFTAFTTRKAINCSSSDSGIKRFIPSALSLIGSLVVIAFGILMLEA
- a CDS encoding TetR/AcrR family transcriptional regulator, coding for MKEKTKKEAILYAAQETFGRYGYAGTTVKMISERAGVAFGLISHYFGSKEELFLTAGIAMVDALMIEINKAINETESGIEAVSSYMRTYLGFTLKQRNTFPILLRCSPFSDVQIQMDRGKIAKKFQELLNIIRVCVKKGIEDGSIRPLSIDDTSTIIYSNIVGTVRTRFLSPYDLPDLYEETADFVVRSIKSR